A window of the Nitrospiria bacterium genome harbors these coding sequences:
- a CDS encoding response regulator transcription factor — translation MESSSKEAVLIVEDDRKTASVLSLYLQKEGFQTLEAGNGIDALALFRKRRPNFVLLDLMIPKMDGIEVCKKIRQESDVPIMMVTAKVEEVDRLVGLSIGADDYVVKPFSPREVVARVKVILRRFRRGEKGPLKPYSFQGLMVDPEKHKATLHGTLLTLTHFEFKLLATLMAAPGRVFSRETLLDVVYPRAEVNVLDRTVDVHIKNLRQKIEKNPARPRYIKTVRGIGYQFAEK, via the coding sequence ATGGAGTCTTCTTCGAAAGAGGCGGTTTTGATCGTGGAGGACGACCGAAAAACGGCCTCGGTTCTAAGCCTTTATCTTCAAAAGGAGGGGTTCCAGACCCTCGAAGCCGGCAACGGCATCGATGCGCTTGCTCTCTTCAGGAAAAGACGGCCGAATTTCGTACTGCTCGATCTGATGATTCCAAAAATGGATGGAATTGAAGTCTGCAAAAAGATCCGGCAGGAATCGGATGTGCCGATCATGATGGTGACGGCCAAGGTGGAGGAGGTGGACAGGCTGGTCGGACTTTCGATCGGCGCCGACGATTACGTGGTCAAACCCTTCAGTCCGAGAGAGGTCGTGGCCCGCGTCAAGGTCATTCTGCGCCGTTTCCGGCGCGGGGAAAAGGGTCCCCTCAAGCCCTATTCCTTTCAGGGTCTCATGGTGGACCCGGAGAAGCACAAAGCCACTCTCCACGGGACTCTCCTGACGCTGACTCATTTCGAATTCAAACTTCTCGCGACCCTGATGGCGGCCCCCGGCCGGGTCTTCTCGCGGGAGACCCTTCTGGATGTCGTGTACCCGAGGGCCGAGGTCAACGTGCTCGATCGCACGGTCGACGTGCATATCAAGAATCTCCGCCAAAAGATCGAGAAAAACCCGGCACGGCCCCGGTACATCAAAACGGTCCGAGGTATCGGTTACCAATTCGCGGAGAAATAA